A window of the Odocoileus virginianus isolate 20LAN1187 ecotype Illinois chromosome 20, Ovbor_1.2, whole genome shotgun sequence genome harbors these coding sequences:
- the C20H19orf12 gene encoding protein C19orf12 homolog isoform X2 has translation MTSGQFKPVPQIIMELPPAEQQKLFNEATAIIRHLEWTDAVQLTMLVMGSEALQKQLLAMLANYVTRELRAEVQYDD, from the coding sequence ATGACGAGCGGACAGTTTAAGCCAGTTCCTCAGATCATAATGGAGCTACCGCCTGCCGAGCAGCAGAAGCTCTTTAACGAAGCCACGGCCATCATCAGGCACCTGGAGTGGACGGACGCCGTGCAGCTGACCATGCTGGTCATGGGCAGCGAGGCCCTGCAGAAGCAGCTGCTGGCGATGCTGGCCAACTACGTCACCAGGGAGCTGCGGGCAGAAGTGCAGTACGATGACTAG
- the PLEKHF1 gene encoding pleckstrin homology domain-containing family F member 1, producing the protein MVDYLANTEINSQRIAAVESCFGASGQPLALPGRVLLGEGVLTKECRKKAKPRIFFLFNDILVYGSIVLNKRKYRSQHIIPLEEVTLETLPETLQAKNRWMIKTAKKSFVVSAASATERQEWISHIEECVRRQLLATGLQPSTEHAAPWIPDKATDICMRCTQTRFSALTRRHHCRKCGFVVCAECSRERFLLPRLSPKPLRVCSLCFRELAAQKRKEDVEEQGLGSPGPSAYLAGAVCGASSGDDDDSDEDREGSGDADWPSRVEFYASGVSWSSFHS; encoded by the coding sequence ATGGTGGACTACCTGGCGAACACGGAGATCAACAGCCAGCGCATCGCGGCTGTCGAGAGCTGCTTCGGGGCATCAGGGCAGCCACTGGCCCTGCCGGGCCGAGTACTGCTGGGTGAAGGCGTGCTGACCAAGGAGTGCCGCAAGAAGGCCAAACCGCGCATCTTCTTCCTCTTCAACGACATCCTGGTGTACGGCAGCATCGTGCTGAACAAGCGCAAGTACCGTAGCCAGCACATCATTCCGCTGGAGGAGGTGACCCTGGAGACGCTGCCGGAGACGCTGCAGGCCAAGAACCGCTGGATGATCAAGACGGCCAAGAAGTCCTTCGTGGTGTCAGCTGCCTCCGCCACGGAACGCCAGGAGTGGATCAGCCACATCGAGGAGTGCGTGCGGCGGCAGCTGCTGGCCACGGGCCTGCAGCCCAGCACGGAGCACGCGGCGCCCTGGATCCCCGACAAGGCCACGGACATCTGCATGCGCTGCACGCAGACGCGCTTCTCGGCCCTCACTCGGCGGCACCACTGCCGCAAATGCGGCTTCGTGGTCTGTGCCGAGTGCTCCCGCGAGCGCTTCCTCCTGCCGCGCCTCTCGCCCAAGCCCCTGCGCGTCTGCAGCCTCTGCTTCCGCGAGCTGGCCGCCCAGAAGCGGAAGGAGGACGTGGAGGAGCAGGGCCTCGGGTCCCCCGGGCCGTCGGCCTACCTGGCGGGGGCCGTCTGCGGGGCGTCCAGTGGCGACGACGATGACTCAGACGAGGACAGGGAGGGCAGTGGGGATGCGGACTGGCCCAGCCGCGTGGAGTTCTACGCCTCGGGCGTGTCCTGGTCATCCTTCCACAGCTGA